The region CTGGCACGCATCCGGTCCAGGATAGGCTCATCCTTAATGATATAGGCTTGCCCGTTAACCCGCAGGGTCTCTTCAAGTCCCGGGATAATAAAAATCAGACCAATCTGCGGATTAGCCAGGATATTCAGCAAAGAGTCCAATCTGCGGTTCCCCGGCCGCTCCGGAATGACCAGATGTCCTTCATCCAGCACCAGCACCGAACCAGGCGCATCCCCGCGCGGAGAGACATCGCAAGACCCATGTTCATCTGCTGTGGACAAGAATAACAGAGGGGACATCGCTATATAATCTCGGCAGTGATGATCCAGCTGATGGATCGATTTGCGCTTCACCACTTCACTCGGATAGCCCAGAAGCTCTCTTAGCTCATTTTCCGATGTCAGCATGTCATGAAAAGGTTTATTCATCCCGCATCCCCGATTCTTATTATTTATGGTGACTGTACTCCGCCTAACGCCAGACCTTCATCCGTTCATCCAGAGTGGAAGTATGCAGCTCCAGCTGAATCCCATCCGGGTCCAGGAAATTCACCGACCAGCCGGTTCCCCGCTGAACAGGTCCTCTGACGATCTCAACGTGATGCGTGTTTAAAATAGCTACAGCTTCCTTGAAATCATCCTCTGCAATATAAAAAGCTACGTGATCCATCCCGGCGAATCCGCCTAAAGGCTCCTTGGTAACCGTTCGTTCAAGCAGACAGACCCAAGCGCTGCCCCATTCCAAATAGGCATCTATTCGGCCATGATGTCTAACGTTCATCCCCAGAATACCATGATAAAACTCTAATGAAGCCTGAAGATCCCTTACCAGAAGTGTGATGTGACTGAATCCGGTGACTCTCATATGAGCAGCTCCTCCTATCTTGTATTACCTCGGTTAACTACAACCATCTAACAAATTTCTTATGTACTACTTCGATCTGGTGCCGCTCTGCCCATTCCGTTAGCGCCCGTATCCCCTGATCTTCCTGCTCGGGAAAACGAAAACAATATTTATAACTAACCAGCAGATAGGCTCTGGGCTTTACTGCGATCACGGGCATGAAGTAGCCTTTGATGAAAATACGCTTGATAGCAGAGGCTTCGATCTCTATATTCTTGATCTGCAGGGCTTCCGGCCTTATCTCTATGTTGAACGCCCGGTTGAAGGTCAGTAAGCGATAGATCATAATTCCTATATTAACAATAGCGATCCCGATGACGAGATAGACCAAAAAATGCTCCAGTGGAGTAGTTCGGTCAAACCGAAGGATATACCATATCCAATATACCATCAGAACAATCACGCTTATAGTTACCGGCAATTCAGCAGTACGCTTGCCTTTGAACCCGGTCCTCTCCTCCATCCCATAACCCCCTTCTAATTATCTTGAATTACAACAAGCTTCTTCTATCATACAGGGAAATGCTGGAATGAGGAAGGGAATGGTCGAGGGGCTGCTGGAATAATAAAAGGGAGCATCCGCTCATTGGACACTCCCAAAATTTCTATTTTTGCAAATCATTGATTTCCTGTTTCGTTAATCCTGTGGCTTTTACAATTGTTGCTATATCAATATCCATGTCAAGCATATTTTTAGCCACTTTTTTAATTCCAGCCAACTCTGCACTACCAAGCATGGAGGCTTCATCGTGTAAATATTTCTGTCTGGCTTCATACAATCGTCTGGCCTCTGAATCCTGACTTAGATATTGCAGAGTGTCCATCGCTTTTTCCAAACCCGGCTCATTCATCTTCAGCACCTCCCATTGTGATGTATCAGTACCCCTTAGAAATAACAGCCAATTAATTAATCCACCTTCCGAGGAAACGCCATGTTCATCCAGCTTCAGCAATTCCAAGAAATGAAATTCAATATCATCATTCAAGGATAATCCCGTTCGATCCTCCCGCAGATGAAATACATTATGATACTGATCGTTTTTCAAAAACGAATAGTTCAATATATTGATTGTCACGCATTTCTTCAACTCATTATACTTCTCGCCCTCATTGAGTTGACTGGCATAACGCTTACTCCAATAAATAAATTTATTCTTTAAAATTTTTGACTATCCTGCAGCTACAAGATATTATGGATGGCATAAGCGCGGCTACTGATCTGGAGGGATAACCATGGATGTGTTTGCAGAGTATCTGACGAAGATCGATAATCCGGTTCACAGGGGAACGGTGGAGGAAGTGCTCGCCTGGGTATTGCAGGAGTTCCCGCAGCTCGAACCGAGAATTGCCTGGAACCAGCCGATGTTCACCGATCACGGAACGTACATTATCGGCTTCAGTGTTGCCAAAGGGCATATGGCTGTCGCCCCGGAAAAAGCAGGCATGGATCATTTCGAAGAGGTCCTGAAGCAAGGCGGAGTAGATCACACCAAGCTGCTGATCCGTATGAAATGGACGAATCCGGTGGATTACGGCCTGCTGAAACAGTTGATCGAGTACAATATTGCCGACAAGGCGGATTGCACAAGCTTTTGGCGGGTATAGCTGCGGCTAAGTACCTGCTCCCCAGGTACAGAAAAGGACATGCCATATAGCATGTCCTTCTTTTTTTGTCACCAAATCACGCCACTGCTAATCTTGCGGTGATCTGACACATACGCTCTGAATTTATGCTCCTGTGCGGCATCCTCGAACGATTGCTTCGCAACGAACCAATACTCCTGCGGCCCATGGAACAGCAGATAATAGCTCTGGTTCTCCCATACCCGGGTGAAGGAGTCCCATGTCATTACGGATGCGTCCTTTTCCGGACTGAAATTGATTCCCTCTGCATCGAAAAGATATTCAAATTCCTTATTGTACCTTGTATCTGCCGACAATATCTTCGGTAAAAGCAAGGTTCGCATCACGATTGACATTCCCATGGTCAGAACCAGCGTAATCGATATGCCGAGCAGAATGACCGATTGGTTCTGAGTATACAAAATCATGCACACCACTATAAATACCGCTTGAACTCCAATGGACAATATAGATTTCCACGAGTGGAAATATAATGCCCGCGCCACCTTGGAAATATGCCGTCCATAATGAAAGCTGATTGTTTCCATCCTGCCACCTCTATCTCTTTACTTTAATCCGTTCACACTTCCCGTGTCTCTTCAGGATGATACAGAATCCGCTGGTAATCCCAATCCTTCGTATCCATATCGCCCAGATACATCCGTTCATGCTCCGGCACCAGCTCATATTTGATTCTAAGCTGCTCCCGGTAGTATTCACTCGGATTCTCCAGATAAGCATAATAGGCAGCCCGGCACGCTTCATGCGCCGTTTGTTCGCCATTAAGCTGCTTGTGGAGGTTATGCAGCTCTTTCAGCTTCTCCTGTGCATCGGCCGAATACAGCGAAGCGCCAAGCGTCACCTCACCCAATTGCAGAATTCGCACCGGAGTAGGGGCATCAATGGCCGTGAAGAGCGTCCCATCCGCAAAAAGCCCGTCCAGCTCTTCCAGCCGATACTCGGCCTCCGCAGGCAGATTATATAAGACTACCCGGCCATCCTTATACACGACAGCAGCGGCTAAGTAATTCTGACCGCCGTACTTCATGAACAGGTGAATGCTTTTGCCCTCAACAGTCTGGTAAAAGATTTCGCTGGATACATAGAACTCTGTAGCTGTCGGAGAATGGGCAATGCGGCGCGCTTCATTCCGCTCCTGCTCCCGGACCGAAATCTCATAGATATTCGTAAGCTCAGGGTTCAGACAGGCCACCGTATCCTTCACATGCTGATAATAACTCGCTTCATTATAAGTCCACTTCGCTGACTCTACGGTGTACGCCCCCAGACCGTGAATGGACAGCTGCTCCCCGGCGGGGACAGCCGGCGTTAGCCAGCCCGATTGTATTTTGCCGGATAAACCCTTAAGATCTGTAAGCTCCCAGCAGTTGACCATGCCGTCTTCGTACACATCTACATTAATATAGAAGTAACTTCCTCCGTTATGGATGATTCCGGGAATGGATGTCCCTTCAACGGTCTTCGTTCTTCTAATGGCTCTCATGCGAAATCCCCTCCTATACTATGACTTGGCAGGTTCCCCCACCACCGGCTCCGGTCCCAGCTTCACCGCCAGCGTAGCAATGAGCGCAATCAGGAACCCGGTAGCACATGCGATCAGGAATCCTCCGAACCCGTCTCCCAGATAAGCAGGCAGCGTAGCCAGCCCCGGAAAAGCGAACGAAATCGCAGACGAGCCGAACATCCCGACCATCCCGCCGCCAATCGAGCCTGCACAGCAGACAATAATCATCGGCTTACGCAGCGGCAGATTAACCCCGAACATGGCAGGCTCCGTTACACCGAACAAGGCCGATATGGATGCCGACAGGCTTAGGGTACGGAACTGCTTGTCTTTGGCTTTGATAAATACCGCCAGCGCGGCTCCCGCCTGGGCGAAGGCAGCAGGACCCATCAGAGCCAGAATCGTATCTGAACCGCCCGTACTGATGTTGTTGATCGCCAGCGGCACCAGACTCCAGTGCAGTCCGAAGATCACCATCGGCTGAATGACCGCCCCCAGCACCATTCCGGCGCCGACTGAACTGAAATTGTACACTGTACGGTACCCGTCTGCCAGGGCATCTCCGGCCAGCGCCCCCATTGGTCCGAATACCAGCAGCGTCACCGACGAGACGACGACCACAGAGATCAGCGGAGTGAAGAAGCTGCGGATGACCTCCGGTAATATTTTGACACAGAACCGCTCGACATAGACCAGCAGGCCTACCGCCAGAATGATGGGAATAGCGCTTGCAGGATAATTCACCGGCCTGATGCTCATGCCCATAAACTCAATGATTTCGTTGTTCGCAAATAATGTAGTCAGACTGGGATATAGCATAACCCCGCCTATAACGACCGCAGTAAAAGGATTGGCCCCGAATTTACGGGCTGCCGTAAACGCCAGCAGCAGCGGAAGGTAATGGAACAAGCTGTCCGCCATCGCATTCAGCACCGTGTAGGTGCCCTCCGTCTTGCTGACGAGCTCCAGTGCAACCGCACCTGCAAGCAGCCCCTTCATGATGCCTGCCGCGCTCAATATATTAACTATGGGAAGAAAAATACCTGATATACCGTCAATAATGATATTGACCAGACTGCGTTTGGATGGCTTCACGACTGTCTCCTCATTCACTACGTTCATATGATCCCCCTGCATTCTTACTCCACTGTAATACGAATGACCCGTATGAGTCACTTTTTGCAAAGTGTCCCTCCTACGGGTCAAGCTCAACACCGGCGTTATTGCCGGTTCGGTTCTCTAGAAGACTTTAGTCGTCCATGATTCGCAGTTCCAGGTATCGGTCACGATATCACGGTAGAATTCAGGCTCATGGGAGATCAGCAGAATGCTGCCTTTATAGGCTTTGAGCGCGCGCTGCAATTCTTCCTTCGCATCGACATCGAGATGGTTGGTAGGCTCATCAAGTACCAGCAGATTGCTCTCCCGGTTAATCAGCTTGCACAGACGTACCTTGGCCTTCTCGCCGCCGCTCAGCACAGCAATTTTACTCTCAATATGCTTGGTGGTCAGGCCGCATTTCGCCAGCGCTGCACGAATCTCGAATTGGGAGTAGGACGGGAATTCGTTCCAGATCTCCTCGATACAGGTGTTGTAATTCGATTCCTTCATTTCCTGTTCGAAATACCCGATCTCCAGCAGATCGCCAAGGCGGGCTGTGCCTGAGATAGGCTGAATCTGGCCAAGAATGCTGCGCAGCAGCGTGGTTTTACCGATACCGTTCGCACCGACGAGGGCGATCTTCTGCCCCCGCTCCATGCTGAGGTCCAGCGGACGGGATAATGGGGAATCATACCCGATGACCAGATCCTTGGTCTCAAAAACCATTTTGCCGGAGGTCCGCCCCTGCTTGAAGTTGAACTGCGGCTTCGGCTTCTCCTTGGCAATCTCGATGACCTCCATCTTATCCAGCTTCTTCTGCCGGGACATGGCCATATTGCGGGTAGCTACACTGGCCTTGTTGCGGGCCACGAAATCCTTCAGATCGGCAATCTCCTGCTGCTGGCGCTTGAACGCGGATTCCAGCTGCGACTTCTTCGCTTCATACACCTGCTGGAAATACTCATAGTCGCCCACATAACGCGACAACGACTGGTTCTCCATATGGTAGATCAGGTTGATCACGCTATTCAGGAACGGAATGTCATGGGAGATCAGGATGAAGGCATTCTCATAATCCAGCAGGTAGCGCTTCAGCCAGTTGATATGCTGTTCATCCAGATAGTTCGTAGGCTCATCGAGCAACAGAATGTCCGGCTTCTCCAGCAGCAGCTTCGCCAGCAGCACTTTGGTCCGCTGACCGCCGCTGAGGTCGTTGACATCCTTGTCCAGACCGATATCGGTCAGACCGAGGCCGCGTGCGGTTTCATCGATTTTGGCATCGATCATATAGAAGTCCTGACTGGTCAGCATGTCCTGAATTGTTCCGACATCCTCCAGCAGCTGCTCCAGCTCCTCAGGGGTCACATCCCCCATCTTGCCGTACATGTCGTTCATCTCTTGTTCCATATCGAACAGATATTGGAAGGCCCCGCGCAGCACATCCCGGATGGATTGCCCCTGCTGAAGCACCGCATGCTGATCCAGATAACCGGCGCGCATCCGCTTCGCCCATTCCACCTTGCCTTCGTCCGGCTGCAGCTTACCGGTAATGATGTTCATGAAGGTCGATTTCCCCTCACCGTTGGCGCCGATCAGACCGATATGCTCGCCCTTCAGCAGACGGAAGGAGACATCCGTGAAGATGGCCCGGTCGCCGAAGCCGTGACTAAGCTTTTCTACATTTAATATGCTCATGAAGTTACACCTTTTCCTTTATTCTATATTCTCGTCATATTATAAAGGCTAACGCGCCACAACTCCAGAAGGTTTCTGAAAAAAGTGCCTTCATTTACTCTTTCTCCACATATCCAGGTAATTTGGAGGGAATTTGTAGCGCTCGGGTCCCTTTAGGTGTTTGCATTCGATAAGCTTAACTTGTGATGATGAGATTCACTGTTCATTCATATAGGGAAGCAATTGCAGCACAAGCATGTCTTGCAGC is a window of Paenibacillus sp. FSL H3-0469 DNA encoding:
- a CDS encoding pyridoxamine 5'-phosphate oxidase family protein, coding for MNKPFHDMLTSENELRELLGYPSEVVKRKSIHQLDHHCRDYIAMSPLLFLSTADEHGSCDVSPRGDAPGSVLVLDEGHLVIPERPGNRRLDSLLNILANPQIGLIFIIPGLEETLRVNGQAYIIKDEPILDRMRARGKRPALGIGVKVEECYMHCAKAFKRSQVWDPGTWPAEALLPSAPAIIAAHVNTAEFTEEVVRRGIEESYEKRLY
- a CDS encoding VOC family protein, whose product is MRVTGFSHITLLVRDLQASLEFYHGILGMNVRHHGRIDAYLEWGSAWVCLLERTVTKEPLGGFAGMDHVAFYIAEDDFKEAVAILNTHHVEIVRGPVQRGTGWSVNFLDPDGIQLELHTSTLDERMKVWR
- a CDS encoding Rpn family recombination-promoting nuclease/putative transposase; the encoded protein is MLKNKFIYWSKRYASQLNEGEKYNELKKCVTINILNYSFLKNDQYHNVFHLREDRTGLSLNDDIEFHFLELLKLDEHGVSSEGGLINWLLFLRGTDTSQWEVLKMNEPGLEKAMDTLQYLSQDSEARRLYEARQKYLHDEASMLGSAELAGIKKVAKNMLDMDIDIATIVKATGLTKQEINDLQK
- a CDS encoding iron chaperone, whose product is MDVFAEYLTKIDNPVHRGTVEEVLAWVLQEFPQLEPRIAWNQPMFTDHGTYIIGFSVAKGHMAVAPEKAGMDHFEEVLKQGGVDHTKLLIRMKWTNPVDYGLLKQLIEYNIADKADCTSFWRV
- a CDS encoding YcxB family protein produces the protein METISFHYGRHISKVARALYFHSWKSILSIGVQAVFIVVCMILYTQNQSVILLGISITLVLTMGMSIVMRTLLLPKILSADTRYNKEFEYLFDAEGINFSPEKDASVMTWDSFTRVWENQSYYLLFHGPQEYWFVAKQSFEDAAQEHKFRAYVSDHRKISSGVIW
- a CDS encoding PTS transporter subunit EIIC, which produces MTHTGHSYYSGVRMQGDHMNVVNEETVVKPSKRSLVNIIIDGISGIFLPIVNILSAAGIMKGLLAGAVALELVSKTEGTYTVLNAMADSLFHYLPLLLAFTAARKFGANPFTAVVIGGVMLYPSLTTLFANNEIIEFMGMSIRPVNYPASAIPIILAVGLLVYVERFCVKILPEVIRSFFTPLISVVVVSSVTLLVFGPMGALAGDALADGYRTVYNFSSVGAGMVLGAVIQPMVIFGLHWSLVPLAINNISTGGSDTILALMGPAAFAQAGAALAVFIKAKDKQFRTLSLSASISALFGVTEPAMFGVNLPLRKPMIIVCCAGSIGGGMVGMFGSSAISFAFPGLATLPAYLGDGFGGFLIACATGFLIALIATLAVKLGPEPVVGEPAKS
- a CDS encoding ABC-F family ATP-binding cassette domain-containing protein; translation: MSILNVEKLSHGFGDRAIFTDVSFRLLKGEHIGLIGANGEGKSTFMNIITGKLQPDEGKVEWAKRMRAGYLDQHAVLQQGQSIRDVLRGAFQYLFDMEQEMNDMYGKMGDVTPEELEQLLEDVGTIQDMLTSQDFYMIDAKIDETARGLGLTDIGLDKDVNDLSGGQRTKVLLAKLLLEKPDILLLDEPTNYLDEQHINWLKRYLLDYENAFILISHDIPFLNSVINLIYHMENQSLSRYVGDYEYFQQVYEAKKSQLESAFKRQQQEIADLKDFVARNKASVATRNMAMSRQKKLDKMEVIEIAKEKPKPQFNFKQGRTSGKMVFETKDLVIGYDSPLSRPLDLSMERGQKIALVGANGIGKTTLLRSILGQIQPISGTARLGDLLEIGYFEQEMKESNYNTCIEEIWNEFPSYSQFEIRAALAKCGLTTKHIESKIAVLSGGEKAKVRLCKLINRESNLLVLDEPTNHLDVDAKEELQRALKAYKGSILLISHEPEFYRDIVTDTWNCESWTTKVF